The nucleotide sequence GTGCGGCAGGGCCGCCGGCACCGCGACCCGCAGGACGAGGAAGGCGGGCGAGGCGCCCAGCGTGCGCGCCACGTCGAAATAGGCCTTGTTGACCCCGGCGACCCCCGACCAGGTCAGCACCGTCACCGGGAAGCCGGTGGCGAGTGCGATCAGGAAGGTGCTGGCCGACCACGAGGAGGGAAACACGAAGAAGGCGAGCGGCAGCCACGCGGTCGCCGGCAGCGGCCCGACGAAGCGGAGGACCGGATGAGCCCAGTAGCCCACCGCCTTCGACCAGCCGATGGCCACGCCGAGCGCGAAGCCGAGGCCGGCGCCGATGACGTAGCCGCCCGCGAGCAGCTTCAGCGAGGCCAGGATGCTGCCGCCGAGCTGGGGCCAGTCGTCGAGAAAGACCTCCAGGATCGCCTGCGGCGGCGGAAAGAACGGCATCGGCAGGAGCGCGAACTTCGCGGTGATCAGCTCCCAGGCGAGGAAACCGAGTGCGACGAGTGTCAGCCAGGGCGTCCAATATGCGAGCGAGGCCCCGGCCCGGCCGAGGCGCGCCGAAAAGGCGGTGAGCGGAGGCAGGACGAGCCCAAGGGCCAGCGCCCCGCCCGCGAAACCCACGGTGTGGGGAAAGTCGCCCTCCTCGGGCAGGGCGTAGGTCGCGCCCGCGAGCGCGAGCCACGCCGCACCGAGGGCAAGCGCCCTCAGCGGCGGGCGGGGAAGACGCCCGGCGGCGGGCAGGGTGCCGGCGAATCCGGTCAGGCTGGCCATGGATGCGCCCTCAGCTCAGCACGTCGGCATAGACGCGCTCGGCGAACTTGGCCGTGTCGGTCGAGCGCTTGAGGACGTTCACCTGTTTGAGTTCGTCGCCGTAGAGCACGAGCTGGCGCTTGAGGTCGGCGCCGACCGGACGGTCGCCGTGGTGCTGGCTCCGCAGCATCGCGGCCAGATCCTCGACCGAACCCCGGCCGCCGTAGCCGGAGAAGATGCGGGCGGCGTCCTCCGGGTCCGCGTGAACGCGGTGGCCGGCCTCCAGCACGGCGCGGGTGAGGGCCGTGGCCGCCGCGCGGTCGCCCCGGATCAGGCTGCCGCGCATCGCCACCACGCAGCAGGTCCGGTCGGCGTACTCACCCGAGAGGTTGGTGGCGACCTCGGTGAATTTCGGGTCCTTCAGCCAGATCCACGTGCGCGGATCGGAATCGGCCAGCGCCTGCGCCTCGCCCTTCTCGACCGCGAGGTTGAGGAGATCGGCCGGGTATTGCCGCCACTCGACGCCGGTTTCCGGATCGATGCCGGCCTTAGCGAGCAGGAGTGCGAAGAAGTTCTTGGCCGGGCTGGCGTGATCGCTGATCGCGATCGTCTTGCCCTTGAGCGCCGCGATGTCGGTGATGCCGGCCGATTTCGCCCCCAGCAACCGTAGGCAGCCACCGTGCAGGCCGGCGGTGATCTTCACGTCGAAGCCCTGCTCCAGGGGCTTCAGCCAGCGCAACGCCATGCCGATGCCGGCATCGGCCTTGCCGGTGGCGATGGCCTCCAGCAACGCCTCGGTCGAGCCGCCGAAATTGACGAACTCCACGTCGAGGCCGTGGGCGGCGAAGATGCCGCGCTCCTTGGCCAGCGGCGCCGCGGCGGTGCAGACCGCGGTGGCGTTCCAGGCGAGCTTGATCGGCTTCAGCGGCCCGGCGGCGGCCTCCGCGACGGCGGGGCGGCAGATCGAGCCGGGATCAAAAGGCACCGCCGGGCCGGGCCCCCAGGCGCGCACGCCGCCGATTCCGAACCCGAGGGGCAGAGCCGCCGCGGCGGCGCCCGTGCGGAGCAGGAACCGGCGCGACGGCAGAAGGCCGGGGCGCAAGGGCTCGTCGGTCATGGTCGTCTCCGAGAAGGGGGCACACGCGCGGATATCCGCCCGGTGGGCCGGGACGGCGTGGCGTGTCGATATCGGGAACAGCCTCGTTGGTCGGGCCGATTTATTCAGTTTTTATTCGCGCAGCGGCAAAGTCAATCGAAGCATCTTTCCAAAATTCAGCATGTCTTGCGATGGGATTTCCCGAAGATGCTTCGAGCGAGAAGATTTTCCATCCGGCGTTCTGTTTCGGCGCCGATCCATGCCTGAGCATCGGACGGCGACGACATCACGGAAGGATCATCGAGCAAGGACGGGCCGAGTTGGCGCTCACAGCAGATGTCCTGCGCCTCCACGGCAGGTCAAAGGGTGATCTTCCCGTATCTTCGGGTACGCGGGCAGAACATCCTTTCGGCGTTCTCGACTTTGGAAATACGTTTCGTTGACGGAACGATGCTCTGCGCCGAGCATAAAAACCGCCCGCCGCTCACCTCTGTACGCGGCCCACCGGCCGATCCGGACCTCTCATTCGCGCCCCATGTTCCTTCGCCCCATGCCTCTTCACCCCATGCCCCTTCGATGACCGCGTTCCTCGAAACCGCCCGGACGCTCGCCGAAGAATTTGCCGCGACCGCCGGCGAGCGCGACCGCAGCGGCGCCTTCCCGCATGCGCCCATCGCGTCGCTGCGCGAGGCCGGCCTGATCGGGCTCGCCGCACCGGAGCGACTCGGCGGCGGCGGGGGCGGGCTGGTGCGGGCGGCGCAGGTCGTCGGCGCCATCGGCGCGGGCGATCCGGCGGTCGCCCTGGTGCTGGCGATGACGCTGCTCCAGCACGGGCTGATCCACCGCGACGGCACATCCTGGCCGCGCGCGCTCGCCGACCGTGTCGGGCGCGAGGCCGTGACGAACGGCGCCCTGATCAACGCGCTGAGGGTTGAGCCCGATCTGGGCACCCCCGCCCGCGGCGGCCTGCCCGCGACGATCGCCCGGCGCGACGGCGGCGATTGGCGTGTCACGGGCCGAAAAATCTATTCGACGGGCGCACCGGGGCTTTCCTACGGCCTCGTCTTCGCCCGCACCGACGAGGCCGAGCCGCGGATCGGCAACTGGCTGGTGCCGATGTCATCCCCGGGCATCCGCATCGAGGAGAGCTGGGACCATCTGGGCCTGCGCGCCTCGGGCAGCCACGACGTGGTGTTCGAGGAGACCTTCGTGCCGGGCGACCACGCCGTCGATCTGCGCCGCCCGGAAGACTGGCGCCGGCCCGATCCGCTGCAGCAGGCCTGGAGCTGCGCCCTGCTCGCCGCGCTCTACGACGGCGTCGCGCGGGCGGCGCAAGCGTGGTTCGCGCACTTCCTGCACGAGCGCGTGCCAGGCAGTCTCGGCGCGCCGCTCGCGAGCCTGCCACGGTTCCACGAGGCTTTCGGCGAGAACGTGCGACTGCTCTCTGTCAACGCCCGGCTCGTGGCGAGCCTCACCGCCGAGACCGATGCGGGCGCGCCGCCGGCCCCGCAGGAGGCCGGCTTCGTCAAGCTCACCGTCACCGAGAACGCGATCCAGGCCGTGCAGCGGGTCGCCGAGCTCTGCGGAAACGCCGCGCTCTCGCGAAACAACCCGCTGGAGCGGCACCTGCGCGACGTGCTGTGTGCGCGCATCCACTGGCCGCAGGGCGACGCGGTGCGGGTCGCCGCTGGCCGCGCCGCGCTTGGCGTCTGATTGAAGGGAATTCCGCATGAGCCTGCTGCCGCCCGAAGCGACCGAGTTCATCGGCTTCGTCGCCCCCCACGAGGTCTCCGAGTCGCGCGCCCCGCGCGGCCCCGCGATCGAGCCCGATTACCTGCGTCTGCTGGCCCAGGCGCACGAGCGGGCCGGATTCGACCGGGTGCTGGTGGCCTTCTACGCGACGGCGCCCGATCCGTTGCTGATCGCCGCCGAGATCGCCGCCGTCACGGAGCGGATCGGACTGATGATTGCCCACCGCACCGGCTTCACCGCGCCGACCGTCGCGGCCCGCCAGTTCGCGACACTCGACCGGCTCACCGGCGGGCGGGTGGCGATCCACGCGATCAGCGGCGGCGACGACCGTGATCTGGCCCGCGACGGCGACCACCTCACCAAGGACGAGCGCTACGCCCGCACCCGCGAGTTCCTCGACATCCTGCGCCTTGCCTGGACCTCGGAGACGCCCTTCGACTACGCGGGCGCGCATTACCGGATCGAGGCCGGCTTCTCCGAGGTGAAGCCGGTGAAAGCGATTCCGATCTATTTCGGCGGCGCCTCGCCCGCCGCGCTCGCGGTAGCGGGCCGGCACGCCGATACCTACGCGCTGTGGGGAGAATCCCAGGCGCAGGTGCGCGAGCTGATCGGCCGGGTGCGGGCGGCAGCCGCCCCACACGGGCGTTCGCCGCGCTTCAGCCTGTCGCTGCGCCCGATCCTGGCCGAGACCGAGGAGCGGGCCTGGGCGCGAGCGGAGGCCATCCTCGCCGAGACCCGGCGGCTGCGTGCCGCCCGCGGCCTCGGACCGGCGCCGGCCCCGCAGAACGAGGGCTCGCGCCGCCTGCTCGCCGCGGCGGCGCAGGGCTCGCGCCTCGACGAGCGGCTCTACACGGCGATCGCCGCCGAGACGGGAGCCTCCGGCAACTCGACGGCGCTCGTGGGCACGCCCGAGCAGGTCGCCGAGGCGCTGCTCGACTATCACGATCTCGGCGTGCGCACCTTCCTGATCCGCGGCTTCGACCCGCTGGAGGACGCGATCCAGTACGGGCGCGACCTGCTGCCCGCCTTCAAGGATCGGCTCGCCCGCCGCGGCGGCACGGCGGAGGCCGCGTGATGGCCCGCCTCCTCGTCCTGATCCTGCTGGCCCTCGCCGCCCTCGCGCCGGCCCGCGCCGAGGAGGTCTTGCGCGTCGGCGACCAGCGCGGCAACGCCCGCGCCCTGATGGAGGCTGCAGGCGTGCTCGACGGCCTGCCCTACCGCCTCGAATGGAGCGAATTCCCGGCCGCCGCCCCGCTGCTGGAGGCGCTGAACGCGGGTGTGATCGATGCGGGCGGCGTGGGCGACGCGCCCTTCACCTTCGCGGCCGCCGCGGGCGTTCCGGTCAAGGCCTTCCTCGCCTTCCGCAACCGGCAGGACGGGCTCGCCATCCTGGTGCGGCCCGATTCCGCTCTCCGCAGCGTCGCGGATCTACAAGGCAAGCGCATCGCCACCAACCGCGGCTCGATCGGCCATCAGGTCGTCCTCGCCGCCCTCGAAGAGGCGGGGCTGCCCGCGGACAGCGTGCAGTTCCGCTTCCTGCCGCCGGCCGATGCCAAGCTGGCGCTGACTTCCGGCGCGGTCGATGCGTGGTCGACCTGGGAGCCCTACACCTCCGCGGCCGAACTCGCCGGCCTCGTGCGGGTGGTCCGCGACGGCAACGGCATCACGCCGGGTCTCAGCTACGCGGTGGCAAGCGAGGCTGTCCTCAAATCAAAGCGCGCGTTGTTGGCCGACTACGCTGCCCGTCTGGCCAAGGCGCGGGCCTGGGCGCTGACCGACCCGGCGCCCTACGCCGCCGCGTGGTCGCGGCTGATCAGCCTGCCCGAGGCGGTGCCGCTCCGCTGGTTCGGGCGCGCCCGGTACCGCACCGTGCCGATCGACGAGAGCGTGATCGCCGACCAACAGCGCATCATCGACCTCTACGTCCGCGCCGGCCTGATCCCGGCGGCCCGCGCCCCGCGCGCCGAAGCGATCCTCGACACCGGGTTTTCCGATGCGCTCGCCGCCGTGCGATGATCGGGCAGGAGAGATCACCATGCACGAGAGCGGCGAAGGCCACAGGCACGATCATGATCACGACGAAGGCGCCGCCGGGCGCTGGAAACACGACGGCGTGCGGGTGATCCCCGGCGACCGGCTCGATCCCAACACGGCGCAGACGCCGGGCATGTTCCGGCAGGCGGCGGTCAATGCCGCCCGCGTCGGCGCCCAGAAGATCTGGGCCGGCACGGTGGCGATCGAGCCCGACGCCAAGACCGGCGTGCACCACCACGGCGCCCTGGAGAGCGTGATCTACATCGTTTCCGGCCGCGCCCGGATGCGCTGGGGCGAGCGGCTCGAATACGTGGCCGAGGCCGGGCCCGGCGACTTCATCTTCGTGCCGCCTTACGTGCCGCACCAGGAGATCAACGCCTCGACCGACGAGCCGCTGCACTGCGTGCTGGTGCGCTCGGACAACGAGGCGGTGGTGGTCAACCTGCCCGACGTCGAGGCCGCCGAGCGGCCCGAGACGGTCTACTGGGTCGATCCGATCCACAAGCAGCCGTGAGGCGATGGAGCCTCTGCTGCGCTGAGCGAGCCGGGCAGGGGCCTGTCCCTTCCCAGGCATGGGCAGGCGAACGCCCTATCCTGCCGAACGAGAAACGCCCAAAAGGTGCGCACAGGACGCACAGATCGTCCCGGCATAAGCGATCCTGATCCGAGCCCACGCGCCGGATGACGGCCGGCTCCGACGGGGCGGCCTGTGCGCGCTTCCTTCGGGAGGTCGCTCCAGACCTGCTCGGTTTCGACGATCCCCGGCGCGAGGCCCGCGCCCCGAACGGGATCTTCGTCGGCGCGTCCAAACCTCATACGATTTCCGGCTGACCGCTTCGATTTCTCTTCCGTCATCGCGAGGCGAAGCCGAAGTGATGACGGAGGAGATTGGGCAGACCCGAACGGATCAGCCGGAAGGCGTAGAACACGGCCTGCGCAGCAGCCGGCGCGGTCTGGATGCTTCCCCGATATCTGATCACGTTCCGGCGAGGAACGGGTGCGCTGTTCAAGAATTAAAGCCGGCGACGCTAAGACGCCCCGAACCCAGGGATGGCGCAGTTCCGGCGATGCAGATCCTATGTTAGTTCCGCGCGTCGCTGACGATGGTCACGCGCGCTCGGGGATGAGGCGGCAGGCGGCGAAGGATTCATCGTGCAGTCGCAGTCTTCCTCCCCGAACGTTCCGGACGCGCTCAAGCGCTACTTCGAACAGGCGCACATCGCCCTGGCGCTCGCGGGGGTGGGCGAGGACAATCCGCTGCTCCTCGTCAACGAGCCGTTCCACAAGCTGACGGGCTACACCGCGCCGGAGGTCGTCGGGCGCAACTGCCGTCTGCTGCAGGGCGATGCCGAGAATCCCGAGGCGAGGGAGAAGATCCACGCCTTCCTCGAAAGGGATGGCGTGAACGCGGTGCGCACCACCATCCTCAACGTCCGCAAGGACGGGCGGCCCTTCGTCAACCTGCTCTACATGTCCAAGCTGCGGGCCTTGTCCGGAGAGGTGCGCTTTCTTTTCGCATCCCAATTCGACGTCAGCCGCTCGCAGCCCGAACTGCTCGCGGCGTACGATGCCGAGCTGAGCCGAACGCTGTCCCGGCTGCGCCCCTCCCTCGCAGAGAGCGGGATCGTCCTCGAAGGGTCGCTCAAGGCGATTGCCAACACCGTCGCCACCGTCGCCCAAGCCAAGCTCACCCTCGCGGATCTCGATGGAACCGGATTTCCCTGAAACCGCCCGGCCCGAGGCGCCCGAGGCGCGAAGCGGTGGGAGCGCAGCCGGAGCCGTGTCGCGCTTTGCCGGTCCCGTCGTCGGGATCGGGGCCTCAGCGGGCGGCCTGGAGGCCCTGCGCGAGATGCTTTCGCGCGCCCAGGCGCCGACCGGCATGGCCTTCGTCATCGTCCAGCACCTGGATCCCAATCACGAGAGCATGCTGGCGCAGCTCCTCGACCGGCATACCGATCTCGAGGTCCTGCAATGCGAGGGCAGCGAGCGTATCGAGGGCGACAAGGTCTACATCATCCCACCCGGTCGCGGGCTCGCCATCCAGCAGGGCGTGCTCGAGCTCACCGAGTTCGTGCAGCCGCGCGGGCTGCGCCGCCCCATTGATGACTTCTTCCTCTCGCTCGCGGTCGATCAGCAGGCCAACGCGGCCTGCGTGATCCTCTCGGGCACGGGGGCGGACGGCACCACCGGCCTGCGGGCTGTGAAGGAGCATGGCGGCGTCTGCGTGGTGCAACAGCCGGACACCGCCCGCTACGACGGCATGCCGGTCTCGGCCGTCGGTACCGGCCTCGTGGACTTCGTGCAGCCGCCCGGCGAGATCGTGAACTGCCTCGCGGCCTTCTTCCGCCGCCGCGGCTCGGACCCGATCGACGATCGGGAAGAACTGCTGGCCGACCACGTCGACGACCTGTGCCGGGTGCTTCGCGCCGCGGTCGGGCACGATTTCTCCGGCTACAAGCGCACCACCCTG is from Methylorubrum sp. B1-46 and encodes:
- a CDS encoding ABC transporter permease is translated as MASLTGFAGTLPAAGRLPRPPLRALALGAAWLALAGATYALPEEGDFPHTVGFAGGALALGLVLPPLTAFSARLGRAGASLAYWTPWLTLVALGFLAWELITAKFALLPMPFFPPPQAILEVFLDDWPQLGGSILASLKLLAGGYVIGAGLGFALGVAIGWSKAVGYWAHPVLRFVGPLPATAWLPLAFFVFPSSWSASTFLIALATGFPVTVLTWSGVAGVNKAYFDVARTLGASPAFLVLRVAVPAALPHVFVGLFMGLGGSFAVLVVAEMLGVKAGLGWYLQWAQGWAAYANLYAALIVMALMCSGLITLLFALRDRVLSWQKGLVQW
- a CDS encoding acyl-CoA dehydrogenase family protein, producing the protein MTAFLETARTLAEEFAATAGERDRSGAFPHAPIASLREAGLIGLAAPERLGGGGGGLVRAAQVVGAIGAGDPAVALVLAMTLLQHGLIHRDGTSWPRALADRVGREAVTNGALINALRVEPDLGTPARGGLPATIARRDGGDWRVTGRKIYSTGAPGLSYGLVFARTDEAEPRIGNWLVPMSSPGIRIEESWDHLGLRASGSHDVVFEETFVPGDHAVDLRRPEDWRRPDPLQQAWSCALLAALYDGVARAAQAWFAHFLHERVPGSLGAPLASLPRFHEAFGENVRLLSVNARLVASLTAETDAGAPPAPQEAGFVKLTVTENAIQAVQRVAELCGNAALSRNNPLERHLRDVLCARIHWPQGDAVRVAAGRAALGV
- a CDS encoding PAS domain-containing protein, with product MQSQSSSPNVPDALKRYFEQAHIALALAGVGEDNPLLLVNEPFHKLTGYTAPEVVGRNCRLLQGDAENPEAREKIHAFLERDGVNAVRTTILNVRKDGRPFVNLLYMSKLRALSGEVRFLFASQFDVSRSQPELLAAYDAELSRTLSRLRPSLAESGIVLEGSLKAIANTVATVAQAKLTLADLDGTGFP
- a CDS encoding ABC transporter substrate-binding protein → MTDEPLRPGLLPSRRFLLRTGAAAAALPLGFGIGGVRAWGPGPAVPFDPGSICRPAVAEAAAGPLKPIKLAWNATAVCTAAAPLAKERGIFAAHGLDVEFVNFGGSTEALLEAIATGKADAGIGMALRWLKPLEQGFDVKITAGLHGGCLRLLGAKSAGITDIAALKGKTIAISDHASPAKNFFALLLAKAGIDPETGVEWRQYPADLLNLAVEKGEAQALADSDPRTWIWLKDPKFTEVATNLSGEYADRTCCVVAMRGSLIRGDRAAATALTRAVLEAGHRVHADPEDAARIFSGYGGRGSVEDLAAMLRSQHHGDRPVGADLKRQLVLYGDELKQVNVLKRSTDTAKFAERVYADVLS
- a CDS encoding LLM class flavin-dependent oxidoreductase; protein product: MSLLPPEATEFIGFVAPHEVSESRAPRGPAIEPDYLRLLAQAHERAGFDRVLVAFYATAPDPLLIAAEIAAVTERIGLMIAHRTGFTAPTVAARQFATLDRLTGGRVAIHAISGGDDRDLARDGDHLTKDERYARTREFLDILRLAWTSETPFDYAGAHYRIEAGFSEVKPVKAIPIYFGGASPAALAVAGRHADTYALWGESQAQVRELIGRVRAAAAPHGRSPRFSLSLRPILAETEERAWARAEAILAETRRLRAARGLGPAPAPQNEGSRRLLAAAAQGSRLDERLYTAIAAETGASGNSTALVGTPEQVAEALLDYHDLGVRTFLIRGFDPLEDAIQYGRDLLPAFKDRLARRGGTAEAA
- a CDS encoding cupin domain-containing protein codes for the protein MHESGEGHRHDHDHDEGAAGRWKHDGVRVIPGDRLDPNTAQTPGMFRQAAVNAARVGAQKIWAGTVAIEPDAKTGVHHHGALESVIYIVSGRARMRWGERLEYVAEAGPGDFIFVPPYVPHQEINASTDEPLHCVLVRSDNEAVVVNLPDVEAAERPETVYWVDPIHKQP
- a CDS encoding ABC transporter substrate-binding protein; the protein is MARLLVLILLALAALAPARAEEVLRVGDQRGNARALMEAAGVLDGLPYRLEWSEFPAAAPLLEALNAGVIDAGGVGDAPFTFAAAAGVPVKAFLAFRNRQDGLAILVRPDSALRSVADLQGKRIATNRGSIGHQVVLAALEEAGLPADSVQFRFLPPADAKLALTSGAVDAWSTWEPYTSAAELAGLVRVVRDGNGITPGLSYAVASEAVLKSKRALLADYAARLAKARAWALTDPAPYAAAWSRLISLPEAVPLRWFGRARYRTVPIDESVIADQQRIIDLYVRAGLIPAARAPRAEAILDTGFSDALAAVR